The following proteins are encoded in a genomic region of Sesamum indicum cultivar Zhongzhi No. 13 linkage group LG8, S_indicum_v1.0, whole genome shotgun sequence:
- the LOC105169627 gene encoding proline-rich receptor-like protein kinase PERK7 isoform X2: protein MSSSSPDDSQSSGTSNSPPPPSSSDSSPPPPSSPPPPSSSSPPPPSNDASSSPPPPPPDGSSSSSSPPPPDGGSSSSPPPPDDENSSNSPPSKNNNNDDDGNNNKSPSPHRSSNGHSSGHSAPAPHALSRSESSSRGTAGRGLPDSSSDGSSNQTAIIVGAAVGAGVLLLIMIIILVACTRRRKRRDDDDDIKYYRDNSRGNGNNYFGQNWANNGPPNDHMVKMPPPPQPASAAVSSEYGWMAAPPPPPPMMSSSEMSSAGFSGPHQAALPPPHPAVALGFNQSSFTYEGLAAATCGFSQANLLGQGGFGYVHKGVLPNGKEIAVKSLKMNSGQGEREFQAEVDIISRVHHRHLVSLVGHCIAGSQRLLVYEFVPNGTLEYHLHGAGRPVMDWPTRLRIALGSAKGFAYLHEDCHPRIIHRDIKAANILLDQNFDAKVADFGLAKLSSDNHTHVSTRIMGTFGYLAPEYASSGKLTEKSDVYSYGIMLLELITGRRPIDLTNDDEDSLVDWARPILIQVTDGGSYHALVDPRLGDNYDPQEMLRMVHCAAASIRHSARRRPKMSQIVRALEGDVSLDDFINVEGKGAQSAMLGSSSSSDYDVRRVGKNGVLSSQEFTSSEDGNSQEIRSNQGGRNRTP from the exons ATGTCGTCTTCTTCGCCAGACGACTCGCAATCGTCTGGTACTTCTAATTCTCCACCACCTCCttcctcctcggattcctCGCCGCCGCCCCCCTCTTCACCGCCTcctccatcatcatcatcgccGCCTCCGCCATCAAATGACGCTAGTtcatcaccaccacctccacctccgGATGGTagctcatcatcatcatcacctcCACCTCCGGACGGTGGTAGTTCATCATCACCCCCTCCACCAGACG aTGAAAATTCGTCTAATTCGCCACCTTCAAAGAACAACAACAACGACGATGATGGCAACAACAATAAATCTCCATCTCCGCACAGGTCGTCGAATGGACATTCATCTGGACACAGCGCACCAGCACCACATGCCCTATCTCGATCTGAATCTTCTTCAAGGGGAACAGCAGGACGCGGATTACCAGATTCATCGAGTGATGGTTCCAGCAATCAGACGGCTATCATAGTTGGAGCAGCTGTTGGTGCCGGAGTACTACTTCTCATTATGATTATCATCTTGGTGGCTTGTACTCGGAGGAGGAAACGAAGAGACGACGACGACGACATCAAATACTACAGAGACAACTCTCGTGGAAATGGAA ATAATTACTTCGGTCAAAACTGGGCCAACAATGGCCCCCCAAACGACCACATGGTGAAGATGCCGCCGCCGCCTCAGCCAGCCAGTGCGGCAGTGAGCTCGGAATACGGATGGATGGCGGCTCCGCCTCCGCCACCTCCGATGATGAGCAGCAGCGAGATGAGTTCCGCCGGCTTTTCGGGTCCACATCAAGCCGCACTGCCACCTCCTCACCCTGCAGTGGCCCTGGGTTTCAACCAAAGCAGCTTCACTTATGAAGGGTTAGCGGCGGCAACGTGTGGATTCTCACAGGCAAATCTGCTGGGGCAGGGGGGCTTTGGTTATGTACACAAGGGAGTGCTGCCCAACGGGAAGGAAATAGCTGTGAAGAGCCTGAAAATGAATAGCGGGCAGGGTGAGCGGGAGTTTCAGGCGGAGGTAGATATTATCAGCCGAGTGCATCACCGGCACCTGGTGTCCTTGGTCGGGCATTGCATTGCGGGATCTCAAAGGCTGTTGGTTTACGAGTTTGTGCCCAATGGCACTCTTGAATATCACCTTCATG GAGCTGGTCGTCCTGTCATGGATTGGCCTACCAGACTTAGAATTGCTCTTGGATCTGCTAAAGGATTCGCTTACCTTCATGAGGACT GTCATCCCCGCATTATCCATCGAGATATTAAAGCTGCAAATATTTTGCTAGATCAAAATTTCGATGCAAAG GTGGCTGATTTTGGATTGGCTAAACTTTCTTCAGACAACCACACCCATGTTTCAACTCGTATCATGGGAACATTTGG GTACTTGGCGCCTGAATATGCTTCCAGCGGCAAGCTCACTGAGAAGTCCGATGTCTACTCATACGGAATCATGCTTTTGGAACTCATAACTGGACGTCGTCCTATTGACCTCACCAACGATGATGAAGACAGTTTAGTTGATTGG GCTAGGCCTATTCTGATTCAAGTTACTGACGGAGGAAGCTACCATGCGTTGGTGGATCCACGACTTGGGGACAACTATGATCCCCAGGAGATGCTTCGCATGGTGCATTGTGCTGCTGCTTCTATTAGGCATTCCGCAAGGAGACGTCCTAAAATGAGTCag ATTGTACGTGCCCTCGAAGGTGATGTTTCTCTGGATGACTTTATAAATGTGGAAGGGAAGGGGGCACAAAGCGCGATGTTAGGGTCGAGCAGTAGCTCCGACTACGACGTGAGAAGGGTTGGAAAGAACGGGGTGTTGTCGAGCCAAGAGTTCACGAGCAGCGAAGACGGAAATTCACAAGAAATACGGTCCAACCAAGGCGGGCGGAACCGTACCCCTTGA
- the LOC105169627 gene encoding proline-rich receptor-like protein kinase PERK4 isoform X1, with translation MSSSSPDDSQSSGTSNSPPPPSSSDSSPPPPSSPPPPSSSSPPPPSNDASSSPPPPPPDGSSSSSSPPPPDGGSSSSPPPPDGSTSPSPPPPSQDDGSSPPPPPSDSTDNSSNSPPPPPPDENSSNSPPSKNNNNDDDGNNNKSPSPHRSSNGHSSGHSAPAPHALSRSESSSRGTAGRGLPDSSSDGSSNQTAIIVGAAVGAGVLLLIMIIILVACTRRRKRRDDDDDIKYYRDNSRGNGNNYFGQNWANNGPPNDHMVKMPPPPQPASAAVSSEYGWMAAPPPPPPMMSSSEMSSAGFSGPHQAALPPPHPAVALGFNQSSFTYEGLAAATCGFSQANLLGQGGFGYVHKGVLPNGKEIAVKSLKMNSGQGEREFQAEVDIISRVHHRHLVSLVGHCIAGSQRLLVYEFVPNGTLEYHLHGAGRPVMDWPTRLRIALGSAKGFAYLHEDCHPRIIHRDIKAANILLDQNFDAKVADFGLAKLSSDNHTHVSTRIMGTFGYLAPEYASSGKLTEKSDVYSYGIMLLELITGRRPIDLTNDDEDSLVDWARPILIQVTDGGSYHALVDPRLGDNYDPQEMLRMVHCAAASIRHSARRRPKMSQIVRALEGDVSLDDFINVEGKGAQSAMLGSSSSSDYDVRRVGKNGVLSSQEFTSSEDGNSQEIRSNQGGRNRTP, from the exons ATGTCGTCTTCTTCGCCAGACGACTCGCAATCGTCTGGTACTTCTAATTCTCCACCACCTCCttcctcctcggattcctCGCCGCCGCCCCCCTCTTCACCGCCTcctccatcatcatcatcgccGCCTCCGCCATCAAATGACGCTAGTtcatcaccaccacctccacctccgGATGGTagctcatcatcatcatcacctcCACCTCCGGACGGTGGTAGTTCATCATCACCCCCTCCACCAGACGGTAGTACCTCCCCTTCACCACCTCCACCGTCGCAGGATGATGGTtcatcaccaccacctccgccTTCGGACTCAACTGACAATTCTTCTAactctcctcctcctcctcctccagaTGAAAATTCGTCTAATTCGCCACCTTCAAAGAACAACAACAACGACGATGATGGCAACAACAATAAATCTCCATCTCCGCACAGGTCGTCGAATGGACATTCATCTGGACACAGCGCACCAGCACCACATGCCCTATCTCGATCTGAATCTTCTTCAAGGGGAACAGCAGGACGCGGATTACCAGATTCATCGAGTGATGGTTCCAGCAATCAGACGGCTATCATAGTTGGAGCAGCTGTTGGTGCCGGAGTACTACTTCTCATTATGATTATCATCTTGGTGGCTTGTACTCGGAGGAGGAAACGAAGAGACGACGACGACGACATCAAATACTACAGAGACAACTCTCGTGGAAATGGAA ATAATTACTTCGGTCAAAACTGGGCCAACAATGGCCCCCCAAACGACCACATGGTGAAGATGCCGCCGCCGCCTCAGCCAGCCAGTGCGGCAGTGAGCTCGGAATACGGATGGATGGCGGCTCCGCCTCCGCCACCTCCGATGATGAGCAGCAGCGAGATGAGTTCCGCCGGCTTTTCGGGTCCACATCAAGCCGCACTGCCACCTCCTCACCCTGCAGTGGCCCTGGGTTTCAACCAAAGCAGCTTCACTTATGAAGGGTTAGCGGCGGCAACGTGTGGATTCTCACAGGCAAATCTGCTGGGGCAGGGGGGCTTTGGTTATGTACACAAGGGAGTGCTGCCCAACGGGAAGGAAATAGCTGTGAAGAGCCTGAAAATGAATAGCGGGCAGGGTGAGCGGGAGTTTCAGGCGGAGGTAGATATTATCAGCCGAGTGCATCACCGGCACCTGGTGTCCTTGGTCGGGCATTGCATTGCGGGATCTCAAAGGCTGTTGGTTTACGAGTTTGTGCCCAATGGCACTCTTGAATATCACCTTCATG GAGCTGGTCGTCCTGTCATGGATTGGCCTACCAGACTTAGAATTGCTCTTGGATCTGCTAAAGGATTCGCTTACCTTCATGAGGACT GTCATCCCCGCATTATCCATCGAGATATTAAAGCTGCAAATATTTTGCTAGATCAAAATTTCGATGCAAAG GTGGCTGATTTTGGATTGGCTAAACTTTCTTCAGACAACCACACCCATGTTTCAACTCGTATCATGGGAACATTTGG GTACTTGGCGCCTGAATATGCTTCCAGCGGCAAGCTCACTGAGAAGTCCGATGTCTACTCATACGGAATCATGCTTTTGGAACTCATAACTGGACGTCGTCCTATTGACCTCACCAACGATGATGAAGACAGTTTAGTTGATTGG GCTAGGCCTATTCTGATTCAAGTTACTGACGGAGGAAGCTACCATGCGTTGGTGGATCCACGACTTGGGGACAACTATGATCCCCAGGAGATGCTTCGCATGGTGCATTGTGCTGCTGCTTCTATTAGGCATTCCGCAAGGAGACGTCCTAAAATGAGTCag ATTGTACGTGCCCTCGAAGGTGATGTTTCTCTGGATGACTTTATAAATGTGGAAGGGAAGGGGGCACAAAGCGCGATGTTAGGGTCGAGCAGTAGCTCCGACTACGACGTGAGAAGGGTTGGAAAGAACGGGGTGTTGTCGAGCCAAGAGTTCACGAGCAGCGAAGACGGAAATTCACAAGAAATACGGTCCAACCAAGGCGGGCGGAACCGTACCCCTTGA
- the LOC105169628 gene encoding coatomer subunit gamma-2 — protein sequence MAQPLVKKDDDRDEEADYSPFLGIEKGAVLQEARVFHDPQLDARRCSQVITKLLYLLNQGETLTKIEATEVFFAVTKLFQSKDIGLRRMVYLMIKELSPSADEVIIVTSSLMKDMNSRTDLFRANAIRVLCRITDGTLLAQIERYLKQAIVDKNPVVASAALVSGIHLLQTNPEIVKRWSNEVQEAVQSRAALVQFHALALLHQIRQNDRLAVNKLVASLTKGTVRSPLAQCLLIRYISQVIKESSFNSQAGERPFYDYLEGCLRHKAEVVIFEAARAITELSNVTTRELTPAITVLQLFLSSSKPVLRFAALRTLNKVAMTHPMAVTNCNIDMESLISDQNRSIATLAITTLLKTGNESSVDRLMKQITNFMSDIADEFKIVVVEAIRSLCLKFPLKYRSLMNFLSNILREEGGFEYKKAIVDSIVILIRDIPDAKESGLLHLCEFIEDCEFTYLSTQILHFLGNEGPKTSDPSKYIRYIYNRVILENATVRASAVSTLAKFGAMVDSLKPRIFVLLRRCVFDNDDEVRDRATLYLNTLGDGSVAETEKDVKEFLFGSLDIPLTNMETSLKNYIQDPTEEPFDINSVPKEVKSQSLAEKKAPGKKPAASSTPAAAPTSAADAYERLLSSIPEFASFGKLFKSSIPVELTEAETEYSVNVVKHIYDSHVVFQYNCTNTIPEQLLENVTVIVDASDAEEFSEVGTKPLRSLPYDTPGQTFVAFEKPEGVPAVGKFSNVLRFTVKEVDPTTGEAEDDGVEDEYQLEDFEVVAADYILKVGVSNFKNAWESLGPDGERIDEYGLGPRESLAEAVSTVINLLGMQPCEGTEVVPSNSRSHTCLLSGIYIGNVKVLVRLSFGIDGAKEVAMKLAVRSENENVSEAIHEIVASG from the exons ATGGCGCAGCCGCTTGTGAAGAAAGACGATGATCGCGATGAAGAAG CGGATTACTCTCCATTTTTGGGGATTGAGAAGGGTGCAGTATTACAGGAAGCTAGGGTTTTTCATGACCCTCAGCTGGATGCAAGGAGATGTTCACAG gTCATCACAAAGCTTCTGTATCTTCTGAATCAGGGTGAAACATTGACAAAG ATTGAAGCTACAGAAGTATTCTTTGCTGTTACGAAGCTGTTTCAGTCCAAAGATATTGGTTTGAGAAGGATGGTGTATCTCATGATAAAGGAGCTTTCTCCCTCTGCAGATGAG gTTATCATTGTCACAAGCTCCCTTATGAAGGACATGAATAGCCGCACTGACCTGTTTCGAGCAAATGCTATTCGTGTTCTTTGCCGGATTACTGATGGGACACTTTTGGCCCAAATTGAGAGGTACCTGAAGCAGGCTATTGTGGACAAAAATCCTGTGGTCGCAAGTGCTGCACTTGTGAGTGGTATCCATCTTCTACAG ACAAATCCAGAGATAGTCAAAAGATGGAGCAATGAAGTACAAGAAGCTGTTCAGTCTCGCGCTGCACTTGTACAGTTCCATGCACTTGCTCTGCTGCACCAG ATACGGCAAAACGACCGTTTAGCTGTCAACAAGTTGGTTGCCAGCTTGACTAAGGGGACTGTTCGTTCTCCTTTAGCTCAATGCCTTTTGATTCGCTACATTAGTCAG GTTATCAAAGAATCAAGTTTTAATAGCCAAGCTGGAGAACGGCCGTTCTACGACTATCTCGAGGGTTGTCTGCGTCACAAAGCTGAAGTGGTTATCTTTGAAGCAGCTCGCGCGATCACAGAGTTGAGCAATGTGACTACCAGAGAGCTGACTCCTGCCATAACTGTTTTACAGCTTTTCTTAAGTTCTTCCAAGCCAGTGCTAAGATTTGCTGCTCTCCGGACTTTGAATAAG GTGGCAATGACACATCCCATGGCTGTAACCAATTGTAATATAGACATGGAGAGCTTGATTTCAGATCAGAATAGAAGTATAGCAACTCTTGCCATTACTACTCTGCTGAAAACAGGAAATGAATCTAGTGTTGATCGCTTGATGAAACAGATCACTAATTTTATGTCTGATATTGCTGATGAATTCAAGATTGTTGTGGTGGAAGCAATAAGATCATTGTGTTTGAAGTTCCCCCTCAAGTACAGATCTCT GATGAATTTCTTAAGCAATATCTTGAGAGAAGAGGGTGGATTTGAGTATAAAAAGGCAATTGTTGATTCAATTGTGATCTTAATTAGAGATATTCCAGATGCCAAAGAAAGTGGATTGCTGCACTTGTGTGAATTCATTGAGGATTGTGAATTCACTTATCTTTCCACCCag ATACTTCACTTTCTTGGAAACGAGGGACCCAAGACCTCAGATCCCAGTAAATATATCCGATATATCTACAATCGGGTGATACTTGAGAATGCCACTGTTCGAGCCAGTGCTGTCAGTACACTAGCAAAGTTTGGTGCCATGGTTGACTCATTGAAA CCCCgcatatttgttttattaaggCGTTGCGTATttgataatgatgatgag GTTCGAGACAGAGCCACACTATACTTGAATACCCTCGGAGATGGTTCAGTTGCTGAAACTGAGAAAGATGTTAAGGAATTTTTGTTTGGTTCGCTTGATATTCCACTGACAAATATGGAAACTAGTCTGAAAAACTAT ATACAGGATCCTACAGAAGAGCCTTTCGATATTAATTCTGTACCCAAAGAGGTAAAGTCTCAGTCTCTAGCAGAGAAGAAAGCCCCGGGTAAAAAGCCAGCTGCTTCAAGTACACCAGCTGCTGCACCCACCTCTGCAGCTGATGCTTATGAAAGACTTCTATCCTCTATCCCTGAATTTGCTAGTTTTGGGAAGCTTTTCAAG TCATCAATCCCGGTGGAGCTTACGGAAGCAGAAACTGAATATTCAGTCAATGTTGTCAAGCACATATATGACAGCCACGTGGTCTTCCAGTATAATTGTACCAACACAATACCAGAACAGCTACTTGAAAAT GTGACTGTTATTGTGGATGCTTCTGATGCCGAGGAGTTCTCTGAAGTAGGGACCAAACCGTTAAGATCTCTCCCTTATGATACGCCAGGACAAACATTTGTGGCCTTTGAGAAACCCGAAGGTGTCCCGGCAGTTGGGAAATTCTCAAATGTATTGAGGTTTACCGTAAAAGAG GTTGATCCCACTACTGGTGAGGCTGAAGATGATGGTGTGGAAGATGAATACCAGCTTGAGGATTTCGAAGTTGTTGCTGCGGATTATATTCTTAAAGTTGGGGTCTCTAACTTTAAGAATGCATGGGAAAGCTTGGGCCCTGATGGTGAGCGCATAGATGAATATGGTCTTGGGCCTAGAGAAAGCCTGGCAGAAGCTGTCAGTACTGTTATCAATCTTCTTGGCATGCAACCTTGTGAG GGTACCGAGGTGGTCCCAAGCAACTCAAGATCACATACATGTTTATTATCGGGCATATACATAGGAAACGTGAAGGTGCTTGTTCGGTTGTCATTCGGAATTGATGGGGCGAAAGAGGTGGCAATGAAGTTGGCGGTGAGATCTGAGAATGAGAATGTTAGTGAAGCAATTCATGAAATAGTTGCTAGTGGGTAG
- the LOC105169630 gene encoding guanine nucleotide-binding protein subunit beta yields the protein MSVAELKERHMAATETVNSLRDRLRQQRLLLLDTDVAGYARSQGKTPVTFGPTDLVCCRTLQGHTGKVHSLDWTPERNRIVSASQDGRLIVWNALTSQKTHAIKLPCAWVMTCAFSPNGQSVACGGLDSMCSIFNLNTQTDNDGHMPVSRMLSGHKGYVSSCQYVPDEDTHLITASGDHTCVLWDITTGLRTSVFGGEFQSGHTSDVVSVSINGSNSRMFVSGSCDSTARLWDTRVASRAVRTFHGHQGDVNTVKFFPDGNRFGTGSDDGTCRLFDIRTGHQLQVYNQPHGDNEAPHVTSIAFSISGRLLFASYNNGDCYVWDTLLAQVVLDLGSLQNSHDGRISCLGLSADGSALCTGSWDTNLKIWAFGGHRKVI from the exons ATGTCAGTTGCTGAACTCAAGGAGCGGCACATGGCTGCCACTGAAACCGTTAATTCCCTCAGAGATAGATTAAGGCAGCAGCGTCTTCTTCTTCTCGACACCGATG tTGCGGGGTACGCCCGGTCGCAGGGGAAGACTCCAGTGACTTTTGGCCCGACTGATCTGGTTTGTTGCCGGACTCTGCAGGGGCACACAGGCAAG GTGCACTCACTGGATTGGACTCCTGAAAGAAATCGCATTGTCAGTGCATCTCAAGATGGCAGATTAATAGTATGGAACGCTCTTACAAGCCAGAAGACTCATGCAATTAAGCTACCTTGTGCATGGGTGATGACCTGTGCCTTCTCTCCCAATGGGCAGTCTGTCGCCTGTGGTGGCCTAGATAGTATGTGCTCTATCTTTAACCTGAACACTCAAACTGACAATGACGGGCATATGCCAGTATCCAGAATGCTTAGCGGGCATAAGGGTTATGTGTCATCATGTCAGTATGTTCCAGATGAAGATACACACTTGATAACTGCTTCCGGTGATCATACGTGTGTTCTATGGGATATAACTACTGGCCTGAGGACATCTGTATTCGGAGGAGAGTTTCAATCAGGCCATACTTCAGACGTTGTAAG TGTCTCAATTAATGGATCCAACTCCAGAATGTTTGTGTCTGGCTCCTGTGATTCAACAGCCCGTCTTTGGGATACTCGTGTTGCTAGTCGAGCTGTGCGTACTTTTCATGGTCATCAGGGTGATGTTAACACTGTAAAGTTTTTCCCAGATGGAAATAGATTTGGAACAGGTTCAGATGATGGAACTTGCAGACTGTTTGACATTAGAACTGGGCACCAGCTACAAGTGTACAATCAACCACACGGTGATAATGAGGCCCCTCATGTGACGTCTATTGCATTTTCCATCTCTGGCCGCCTCCTCTTTGCCAGTTACAACAATGGAGATTGCTATGTTTGGGACACTCTATTGGCACAG GTGGTTTTAGACTTGGGATCACTTCAAAATTCCCATGATGGTCGGATCAGCTGTCTGGGACTGTCAGCTGATGGGAGTGCACTATGTACAGGAAGTTGGGACACGAACCTGAAG ATTTGGGCTTTTGGAGGGCACAGAAAAGTGATCTGA